DNA sequence from the Halobacterium sp. DL1 genome:
CACTCGCGCTGACTGGCGAGCATTTTCTTGCGCTTGGTCTCTTCCTGTATCTGCTCCTTCTTCGAGTTAAGAGAAGCGAGTTTATTGACAAGCTCCTCCTCTTCGGACTCTTTTCCATCCAAGGTCTCGCGGAATTCGTCAAGGTAATCGTCAATCTCGTTGATATCGTCTCTGATGGACTCGGCGTCAAGATCACCAAGTTCCGCCTCAAGCTCCTCCACGTCTTCTTTCAGGTCGGACATTCGGTCGTACGCCGTCCGTCGAAGCTCGCCGATGCGCTCGCGGTTCTCCTTATGGCGGTCGATATCGGATTCCAGTTCGGAGATACGTCCGTGTAGTTCGACTGCTTCTGAGAGCAGTTCTTCGACGGTCTCCACTCTGTTGACTCGGACTTCAGCGTCTTCGAGATCCTCGTTCGCGTCGTCGATTTCGTCGTTGAGTCGCTCCTTCTTTGAACGGTACTCTTCGAGTTCACCACGGAGTCCCTCCAGCGTCGACTCCACCTCATCAACGCGCGCTTCAGCATCTTCAATATCGGAGTCGGCCTGTTCAACCTCTCCGCGGGCATCTTCGAGGTCGTTCCGGGTAGATTTCGCGTCGCGGACTGCTTCACGAAGATCATCAAGCGTCTCTTGTGCTTCGTCGAGTTCCGCGAGACGCTCCTCTGCAGCTTCGAGGTTGGCCTTGTGCTCTGCAGCAACCGCCTCCGAGTCGATGTCATGAGCGTCGTCTGTCGCACCACAAACCGGGCATTCACCCTCGGATTCGAGATTGTCGACCTGCTCTTGTAGAGTTCCGAGGTGGCTCTTTTTTTCGACGATTTGCTCTCGTTCGGACGAAATAGTTTGCCTTGTCTCGGGGATGTGTGACTCATCAATGTCGTCTACCGACGCATCTTGGGGGATATCGAGTTCCACCGCAAGATCAGCGACCGTCGTTCGGTCATTTTCGAGGGCATTTTCGAATCTCTCGACACGCTTCTCGGCATCGGACTTGCGCGACTCAGCGGACTCAACCTCAGCACGGACGTCGTCGAGTTCACTCTCTTTTGACTCGATTTCGTCTACTGTTTCTTCGATGTCGGATTCGACTCGGTCAAGGTCCGACTGAAGGGAGTTGAGTCGCCCTTCCTCGATTGATTGACGTTCTGAGCGAGCCATTTCGGCTTCTTTTTGCGCCGTTAGGTGCGCCTGCTCGGCGGTGTCAGCATCCAGTACGTCGTAGTCAGCGAGTTCATCCCGCTCGGCTAAGGCTTCAAGATCCTCCTGTGCCTCGTCACGCGCATCTTCAGCTTTGCGCTGTGCTTCCTTTTCCTCTTGGAGTTCTTCCTTGTACGTCTCGTGGTCGCTTTCGGCGTCCTCGTACTTGTCACGGGTCTCATCGAGTTCCACTTGGAGGTCGTCGATGCGGTCAAGGGTCTCCGTCTTCGTCTCACGCTCGTCCTCAAGACCATCAATTTTCGATTCGAGATCGTCGATGTCGCCTTTGATGTCCGAGATCTTCTTGTCAGTCTTGTTTATTTGGGATTGGATCTCATCCTCCGCAGGCAGATCTTGAAGTCGCTTCTTGGTTTCGTCAAGGCGACTGTTCGAATCACGCTTTGCCTTCTTGTACTCACGGCGAGCGTCTTCCATGCGGTCGACGTACTCATCGAGACGGTTCAGACCAAGGAGGCCGTCAAGAATCTTCCGACGGTCTTCAGTGCTGGCATGGATGAGGCGCGTGATGTCGCCTTGCTGGACGTAGACGCTGTTGACGAACGACTCTGCGTCCATCCCGACAACGCGCTGAATTTCGGTCTGCACGTCGCCAAGGCTGGACACGTCTTCGGAGAGGGCGTCCGAGGAGAGTTTCGGGTAGCCTTGCTTGGTCTTGGCCCCGTTAACCTCGTCGTCGTCGTCGTAGCTTTTCTGGATGACCCACTCAACGGTGTACTCGGCTCCGCCTGCCTCGAAGACAAGTTCGATACGCCCTTCGTCAGCCTGCGTGCGAACAAGGTCTGGTAAATCAAAGTCATTGCCGACCTGGTACTTCATTTTCGTCTGGAACAGCCCACCGAACACCCCTTGCAGGATGGTGGACTTCCCCGCGCCGTTCAGCCCGAAGAGGAGATTTTCGCCGTCCTCGAAGTCGATATGACCGTTCTCGTAGCTGCGGATATTCTCTAAAATGAGGGTCTTGAATTTCATTGTCGTGTCTGTGATATCTACTATCGATTATCGTTCTTCGAGGGTCGCCTCACCGAACTGTTCTTTCTGCTCAGTGCGGATGTGTGTGTTCATCTCTGGACGGATGTCATCGTCATCAACGGTGTCGTCTCGTACGAGGTCATCTGCTTCGGTCGTGATGGTGGATATCTCAAGCCCTCCGACCGCATCATCTAACATCTTGTCGGGGTTCTGAGACTCCGTCTGCTCATCGTCAAAATCGAAGTCAAAGTCCACATCGGGTTGGCGTTTGTCATCAACATAGGGAACCGCCACTTCGCGTTCAGCCATCAAATCGTACACGTCCTTCGCAGTAACGCCCACGTTCGCGCCTGTCAGGCGGGCGACGACGACCATGTCTGAAATGTCGTCGTTCATTCCGCCGGCATCCTCGTCAATGCGGGTCGCTGCGTGGTCAAGGCTGTGCGTCTCATCGAAATCGATGTTTACTGTGAGGAACGGACGGGGCACGTTCTCGCGCCCGGCTGTGGAGATAGCTCGTGTTTTACGGCTGAGTTCCCCATCCTGGATATTCAACAGGTAGACGCTGGGTGTGCCTCGCTCAGACACCTTGCATCGTTCGGTCGCCCCAGGGTAGAACACTTTGACACCGTCGACAGTGTCATTACACGTCGAGTGGTAGTCGCCAAGGGCAAGAGCGGTCGGCAGGAAGTTCAGTCGATCAAGGATATCCTCGGAAAGGTCGTACGGGTCGCCGCGGTGTTCGGGGACAAGCGGCTGAACCAACTCGTGCATACAGAGAATAGTGACATGGTCGTTGGACTCAGATTCGCCGAGCGTGAAGTCGTATCCGTCCCACTCAGGTGAGCGTATAGCATCAATTCCGTACACTGATACAGGATCGTCCCCGTTGGCGTCTGTCACTACAGTCGGCGATTTCGAGAGCCGTTTCGCATTACCGAACCGCTTGATGATATCCATCCACTGTTCCTCTCGCTTCCGCTCATGATTTCCCACGATAGCGAGGAAAGGAATACCAGCGTCTTCCAGCCGACCGATGGTATCGAGGCAACGATTGACTGCGGGAACGCTCGGCGTTGGATCGTCAAACAGGTCGCCAGTATGAATGACTGCATCCACGCCCTCGTCAATAGCGATGTCGACCGAGGCGTCGAAAGCGTCTGCGAAGTCGGCACGGCGGAGGTCCTGTCCGTACTGACGCTTGTCGAGATGAGTATCACTTACGTGGAGTATTTGTGTCACAAGTATAACTACCTATTAGGAAATTCACTATAGGTTAGCGTATAAAACCACGGAAAATATGACAAACAGGAGTAAGTCTGCTATCCCTATGGTTTGGAAGGCAAGCCCCGACTAAGACAGTTCATACCAAGGCAGACGGTGCATATAGACTATCCGAATATTACAAGATGTTATCAACGACTTCGCGTAGGTCATCTGGGCTGGATCAAGCGAAGCATCAGTCGTGGATCTTGAACAGACGGTATTCGTTTATTTTCCGCGGCAACACGTACGATTTAACGAAATTGTCCGACTAGCGTATCGCTACCAATTGACCGAGCAACCGCTGGGTCTCGTGTAATACTCTGCAAAAGTTGGACGGGGAATCGAGGAGATTAGTCCCCGAACAGTCGAGAAAAGAATCCGCCGGAGTTGTCCGTATCCGATACGTTTTCTGTGCTTGCTGACTGCACGGTATCCGTGCCGGTTTCGGCCGCTCCGTTCAGGAGCTCGTTGACGGAGTATCCGATCCACTCGGCGAATTCCTCGGGTGCACCGATGTAGACGCTTGTGGATGATTTTTCGGACATGAATCGTTTGGGGAGGCGCTTCTCGTAGTCGTAGACCTCGTACTCGTCGCGGTCGAAGTCGGCGGTGATTGCATTCGGCTCAGATTCGAACGTGACACGGCCGCCTTGGATATCCCGCTGCCACTTCAACCGTCCTGTGTCGTACGTCTTCTCGGCTGGTTCGTCAGCGGGGAAGTACTCGGGTTGCTTTCGATCGGCTTCGTCGTAGAACTCGCGGACAATACGGCGGACGTCTTCGATAGTCCCGTTCCCGTCGGTCCATGGTTGTTCGGTGAGCATTCGGCGGGCTACGTAACTGAAGATCGGGTTTTGTCGTTCCAGAACCTCTGAGAGGTCTTTTTGTGCTTCGCGGAAGCCCGGGTCTTCCGGGTTGGAGGGGAAGGAGACGTCCATGCTCAGGATTTTCATTCGGTTCCGGAACTCGGATTTCGGGAGCGCGTCGTTGGTCGTGAAGATGAGGCACGGCTGATCGACGCTGGTGGGTGTCCAGTCGCCCCAGTAGTTTCGGATCGGGCTCCACCGCTGGATCTTCTCTTTTTCGGCGTCGATGATGGCGTACGGGAAGCACGTGTCCCATTCGCGGACGCCGCGGACCTCTTTGACGCCGACGTCGTCTGCGTCCACACCGGAGATGACCGTGTTGTCGGAGACGAGTCGCAGGATGTACTCGGTGAGCTTGTCTTTCCCCGCGTCGCTCTTCCCTTCGATGTAGAGGTGCTGCAGGACGTTGTCTAGCGTCCGTGACGGTGATGATAATGCCTCGGCGTACTGGTTGGCGAACGGTGCCCAGAACCCGTAGAGGAATGCCTCGTACATCTGCGCCATCACTGCGATCTCGGATTGCGTGTGGCCGTGGTTCTGGACGGTCTCGATGTAGTCTTCGATAGTTTCGAGGCAGTGATCCAGAACTTCAGGGGTCGGCTCGTTGGTGGCGACGAGAATCATCTCGTCGTCCTCACCGATCACGACCTGCTCGGCTTCCGGAAGGACGGACATCGTTGGGATGGCTGTTGATTCCTTGACCTGGTTGTTGTACGCGCTCAGCGGCGCGGTGATGCTGTGATCCTCGACGGTCGCGCCGCGGTCACGGAGCCCGGCCCCAAACTCGTCGGCGGTGTCTTTGTCCACCTTGCTGGTTCCCATCCGTATCTTCTCGTCGGGTGCACGGACCCGCGGACGATCTAGCCCGTCCGTCAGCCCCGTTTCGTGATCCGACTCGACGAGCCCGACGTCCGGTGACTCGTCGTCGTTCGCAGCGTCGGTGGAGTTTTCCTCGTCCGCGGGCTCATCCGGCTCAATGACGTTGCGATCGGCGTTCTCAGGTTCTTCGACGAACGCAACCGTCTCGTCGGCCCCCTCCGGGTCGTCGACAACGGCAGTGACCTGATCGGCGACGTCTTTCAGGTCCTCAACGGCGTCCTGATTCAGAGCAGCAGTATCGCTCACGTCGAGATCGCCGGCACCAACCCAGTACTCGATGCGGTTCTCCCGTTCTTCCGGTGAATCGGCATCCTCCAGTGCCTCGACAAGCCCTTCGAGGAGCGTCTGGTCGCTGTACCCGTCGCGGTACTCGTCGATGAACCGCTCGAACTCCTCGTCCAGTTCGGTCCCGACATCGGTCGTAATGACGGAGATCTGGTTCGTGTGGTACTCCCAAGAGTTCCGTGAGAGGTTCGCTGACCCTTGGACGAGCTTCACCGTGTCGTCCGGCATCACGATCCGGTAAATCTTCGAGTGGACGGTCTTCCGGTTCTTCAATCGAATCGTGAGTCGATCGTCTTGTCGCAGTCGGACGAGCGACCTCGCCGTCGAGACTTCGTTCACCTGGTCGGCGTAGTCTTCGGCGTTCCCGATGAGCACGTCGAGTGAGCCAATGTCGTACTCGGTCAGCATCTTCACCATCAGGTCGGGCGTCTCCGCGTACGTCACGGCATCCACGTGACGAGCGCCTGCGAACAGATCAAGAAAGTCACTCCGCTCTTTCACCATCGCCAGGCGGTATTCCGCCGCACCGGATCCGTAGAATTCCGGCATATCCGCAAACCTGTCAAACGAGATATTCGCCGTCAGTTCGTCCATACACACGGCAGCAGTCTGAAACGAATAAAACCGTGCCGTGGAGTGATAGTGGAGCATTCGTCATCGTAACTTCGACGCCGACGCACGCCTCATCGGGCTGGAAGCCGGCCAGTGATTGAGGAATGGCGCGAAGCTTCCGATGGACGGCAGCGTAAGCCGACGCGATCTGAAGGGGCTGATTTCGGTGAGGGTGATTCGACAGGGGTGCAGGACCTGAACTGATCGTGTTGTATGTGATCAATTATCTTTACCCTCAAAATATGCTGGTAGTGGGGGCTAATACATCTGATAATTGCGGACACCCCCCGTGTCTCAGTACAAGTCGATACGGAATCGTCGGACTGCGAAAGCACCCAGGCGAAAACTCGCTGCGGATCCATCGACTAGGAGACAGAGTATCGAGTGAAGTCGTTGGCCACGGCACTGTACTATCTTAGCTACCGGTGGGGAGAGGCTGTGGTAGTTACTCGACGGTGTGCATGTCGACACGGTCCTGTGCACTTTCCCGGGCAGCGTCTGCTTCAGTTTGGGAGATGGGGCGACCAAGCAGGCTTTCGGCGGAGGGGGTGAAGTCAGCACCCGGGTCAATGCCAGCTTTTCCGAGCAACTCCCACCGCAGATAGTATTCGTCGATTGATTCTACGTCGCTGTAGATGTGACCGCGCAATGCATTCGCATCATGAGCACTCCGATGTTCCGTGGTCTTGGTAGCATGGTCAGCGGTGTCCGCGATTTCTCGTTCGACGAGGAGATACATATCGCTCATTGGGAATGACTTACCGTAGTACAGTTCAAGTTCGATTTGAGTGCGTTCCTCGTCGGAATAGTTCATTACAGCTGATGACAGCAGGTTCCAGGGTGTATCGTCGACATCCTCGCTCTGACGTGTCTCGCCATCGCCCCAGGGATGCGGGCCCATGATTGTACAGAGTTCTTGGGCTTGGTTCCACTGTTCAAGTACGTCGTCCCAGTGGTCCTCGATAGTCTCCGGGTAGAGAGTGAGGATCTCCGTGATTTCCTCTGTCGTGTGACCGGTTTTCTTGAGGGCGAGTATTTCTGCTTGCCGTTCAGAGAGCGGGGTGTGATTAGTCAGGTAGGTAGCGTGGTGTCGCCACCCGGTTTGGCGTCGAGTCATGTTCAACTTCTATGATATAATGTGCTCCACTCCGGGTTAAATGGTTGGGCGAGAGAGTTTCTTATCTGCCTATTTCTTATAATTTGGGCCTTCTATCCGGACTTTGCTGATTTTGAATCGTCCGCTATTTCCGAATTCCGTAGATATCATTGTGAATATACAATACGCGTTTTTCGCGCTACTTCACCTTGTTTTGGGAGGGGCTGTTGGGCGGGGCGCGGAGCCTGTCAGTGACTCGGATATTGTGGTTGAACTGTCGCTGCGAGCATGCCGTGCGGGTCTTCTGTGAAACTGGATGGCTCTGCTCACAGAGGGTGTGTGAATGATTAGCTTCACCCTCCTGAAATTCTGGTGTTAGCGTCTGAAAAGCCAGATAATTCCGGACACCCCCCGTCACCTTCCCGGGTTAGCAACAAGCAGCGACTCACTCTTCTGTACACGGAGCCGATTCACTCGGCCTGTGGAACTAGGTTCTTGACACAGTCTAGAACCGATCACATCCTTTCGTCGATATCCGTCGTTGCCAGTGCTTGCGCGAGGAGTTCGAGATCCTCCCGATAGTCAATGGTGGTGAGCCACCGTTCTGGAAGCGAGTCGCTCCCGAAGCGTGCGCTGGCGAGCGCGCCCGTGACGGCTCCGATAGTGTCTGTGTCGCCGCCGCGGTTGACTGCGGTCACGATGGCATCCTCCGCACTGTCGGCTGTCAGCGCGTCGTACAACGCCGTCTGTAGCGTGTGGACGACGTAGCCGCTGTTCGGTAACTGGCTCTCATCGACGTGGTCCGGCACGAGTCGGAGCGTCTCGACGAGTTCGTCCGGTGCGTCACGTTCGAGGCGGTCGAGTGCGCCTGTAAGCGGGTCGTCGTCGCCCTGGAGGTACCCGGCGATTGTGCAATTCAGCACGGCGCACCCGTAGGTGCATCGCGGATCGTGGTGCGTGATCGCCGAGGACTGTCGGCTTACCTGCGCGAGCGTGTCGGGGTCGTCGGCGAAGGCAATCGCGTGCGGGGCACACCGCATCACGCTGCCGTTGCCGGCGTTCGATCCTTCGGCGCGGTGTTGCCAGACCTCGCGCCCGGCGTCCCGCCAGGACGTTCCATTCGCGTACTCGCGGATGGCATCGGCGGTCATCAGCCCGATGTCGAACGGATCGCTCTCGTACCATTCGTGGAATCGGTCGGCGATATCAGTCCCGTTGAAGCCTCCTTGCTCGACGAGGCTCCGTGCGATACACAGCGCGAGGTCAGTGTCGTCAGTTACCGTTCCCGCGGGTTGGCCGTGCGTGCCATGGCCGAGCATCTCCGTCACGGTTCCATGCTGGTCAGCAATCGACTCGCCAGAGCGAAACTCCACGGGGCGACCCAAGGCATCGCCGCAAGCGAGCCCCAAGACAACGCCTGTGGCAGCGTCCGGTGTAACCATAGTGTTTCAACGACTACGAGTGACGGACTCTTGTAACCGTATGAGCCTGGACTACCAGATGAATCCTTTTTTAGCCGAGTATACTCCTGTCACCGCGACGCTCTCGGCATGGATCGATAATTCCTGCCTTCCGGGTGTCACGGATCACTGGGGACTGTGTAGGACGAGGGTTTATACCAGCGAGATTCATTCTCACAGTCAAGCGACGCCCGAGAACCCCCTCGCATCTGCAAGCTGACGATGCATAGACCCCTCTGGCAAAACAACCCGATACCACAATCCCCGGTATCATAGCCCCTTTCCGACGCGGAGCCAGCGCGTCATCGGACGTCGCGTGTCAGCAGCACCACCAGTCCACGACACGTGACAACGATGACCCGCGAACACTCCCCACAACACGACGACAGTACAGTTCGACATTACCGCGCCGACGGAACGCTCACCGTCACGCGAGACGACGAAACAAACGAGCACGTCATCGAATCTCGCAGCCGCGACCCGGGCGATAAGTGGACGCGTCGCGTCCCCGCAACGCGAACCACAGTTGAGCCCGGTAAGCATCTCTGGAGTATCCCGGACAACTGGACGCTACGCTACAAGCTGAAAGACGAGCACGGATCCGACAAAGGCATCTACGAGATTCCTGAGACCGGCGATTCCGTTCTCGTGGCACTCTCCCATCAGAACGATCGCATCACCGATGCGTTCCATCTCGTGGAAAAAGTTGGGTGTACAACGTGGACTGCTCGCGCGGAGGTTGACCAAGACGCCCTCAGCGACGCGCTCACCCACGTCAACAAGTACTCCGATGAGTTTCCCGACGGAGTCTGTCACGCCCTCGAATACCTCCGCGAGCATCCGCGCGAAGCAGTCGCGGACGCTGAGGAAGTCGCTGAGATGTCTGCACCCGAGTGTGTGGAGGATTTGAATGGAATCCCGGCATCAGAGTTCGATCCGTTCTATCTGGCGCTCCGCTCCAAAGAGGGAGTCGTGAGTCACCCGGAGTTCGAACACGAGAGTGAGGTCATGGCCGCTGTCCGCGACCTTCTCAGTAAATATAGTGTCGTTCCACCGTCTCCCCTCGTATCTGTGACCGTCCGATAAGGTGCGACCGCGCTTCCGCTCGACAGGCGCTCCCCGGCGCAGGGGCTCGGGTTCGACTCCCGGGCGAGCCATCAGGTCGGCGGAGATCCCGGCTCTAAGACAAACAATGACACGAGCAGACAGCAGCGAACCAAGCACAGGCACAGACACAGACGACGTTGACACGGTACTCACCGAGACAGAGTTCGAGACCATGGGATGGCCGGCTGACATCGATGGCGTAGATTCTGGAGTGGATCGTGTCTACGTGATCTCAAGCTCACTCAGTAACACGGGGATGCTTGATTCCAAAGAGGCTCAGGCGCTCGCATTCCGTGCGATCGCGGATGTTGGGCGACAGCGAACCGCTGATGAGACCGGTATGTCTACATCAGAGGTGGATCGTGAGCTCCGTTCTGCGCGGCGAAAAGTGACCGGCGCTCGGGAAGTAGTCGAAATTCTCGACGACTGCGGGTACTGAGATCGGGCATCACCGTCCTTCCCTGAGATTCCCACTGACATACCGATACACTCCTGAGTACACGTTTGCCCTGAACGGCCAACCCACTCAAATACGACTGACACGAAGCTCAAGGCATGACTGACGACGAACCCATCGACCCCTCGGAACTCGACGCTCAGACACTCAAGCAAATCAAACGCGTTGTGGAATCGTACCCGGTAGTATCGGAAAATCCATCGCAGATCGATGAGTTCAGAGCAGGGAAACACGCTGCATACACTACCGTCGCTGCGACGCTCTCAGAGTGGATCGATAAATCCTGACTTCCGGGTCTAAGTGGTTACCGAGATTTGTCGGCGAGAGTCTCGACACAACGATACACACGAATCAGTGACCCGAGCGAACACAGATGAGACGGGCGCAAATATAGTCAAATCAACGCGACTTGCACCTGTTCGATGTACTCGGCCGCGCCATCCGCTGTAGCGAATACGTCCGAACCCATCTGATCTATCTATCAGGGCTCTCTCGAACGAGTTTGTAGCGTCGAGATCAGGGCATCTTTTCTGCATCTAACCGCCGTATTCTTCCTTCTTCGACTCGGGGTGTCATAGAACAGTTGACACACCCATCTTCTGACCTCACGAATCGCCCAATGCTGTTGAAGTATTGAATAGAACCCTGACAGCAAACTCTTATTCGATTCGCGTGGCCTTCACAGGGCGGATTCACTCCGATGAGACTCCCACTGCCCGGTAGGGAGTTATTCCTGGTTGCGCTCGGCTTCTAACGCTGTGATCTCAGCATCAAGCTCGTCTTCGTCGATGTCTTCCAGTTGGGGGCCGTCTATGTTGGTGTGTTCGTCGTAGTTCTT
Encoded proteins:
- a CDS encoding metallophosphoesterase; the protein is MDIIKRFGNAKRLSKSPTVVTDANGDDPVSVYGIDAIRSPEWDGYDFTLGESESNDHVTILCMHELVQPLVPEHRGDPYDLSEDILDRLNFLPTALALGDYHSTCNDTVDGVKVFYPGATERCKVSERGTPSVYLLNIQDGELSRKTRAISTAGRENVPRPFLTVNIDFDETHSLDHAATRIDEDAGGMNDDISDMVVVARLTGANVGVTAKDVYDLMAEREVAVPYVDDKRQPDVDFDFDFDDEQTESQNPDKMLDDAVGGLEISTITTEADDLVRDDTVDDDDIRPEMNTHIRTEQKEQFGEATLEER
- a CDS encoding ADP-ribosylglycohydrolase, whose amino-acid sequence is MVTPDAATGVVLGLACGDALGRPVEFRSGESIADQHGTVTEMLGHGTHGQPAGTVTDDTDLALCIARSLVEQGGFNGTDIADRFHEWYESDPFDIGLMTADAIREYANGTSWRDAGREVWQHRAEGSNAGNGSVMRCAPHAIAFADDPDTLAQVSRQSSAITHHDPRCTYGCAVLNCTIAGYLQGDDDPLTGALDRLERDAPDELVETLRLVPDHVDESQLPNSGYVVHTLQTALYDALTADSAEDAIVTAVNRGGDTDTIGAVTGALASARFGSDSLPERWLTTIDYREDLELLAQALATTDIDERM
- a CDS encoding LuxR family transcriptional regulator; this encodes MTRRQTGWRHHATYLTNHTPLSERQAEILALKKTGHTTEEITEILTLYPETIEDHWDDVLEQWNQAQELCTIMGPHPWGDGETRQSEDVDDTPWNLLSSAVMNYSDEERTQIELELYYGKSFPMSDMYLLVEREIADTADHATKTTEHRSAHDANALRGHIYSDVESIDEYYLRWELLGKAGIDPGADFTPSAESLLGRPISQTEADAARESAQDRVDMHTVE
- a CDS encoding chromosome segregation protein SMC; translated protein: MKFKTLILENIRSYENGHIDFEDGENLLFGLNGAGKSTILQGVFGGLFQTKMKYQVGNDFDLPDLVRTQADEGRIELVFEAGGAEYTVEWVIQKSYDDDDEVNGAKTKQGYPKLSSDALSEDVSSLGDVQTEIQRVVGMDAESFVNSVYVQQGDITRLIHASTEDRRKILDGLLGLNRLDEYVDRMEDARREYKKAKRDSNSRLDETKKRLQDLPAEDEIQSQINKTDKKISDIKGDIDDLESKIDGLEDERETKTETLDRIDDLQVELDETRDKYEDAESDHETYKEELQEEKEAQRKAEDARDEAQEDLEALAERDELADYDVLDADTAEQAHLTAQKEAEMARSERQSIEEGRLNSLQSDLDRVESDIEETVDEIESKESELDDVRAEVESAESRKSDAEKRVERFENALENDRTTVADLAVELDIPQDASVDDIDESHIPETRQTISSEREQIVEKKSHLGTLQEQVDNLESEGECPVCGATDDAHDIDSEAVAAEHKANLEAAEERLAELDEAQETLDDLREAVRDAKSTRNDLEDARGEVEQADSDIEDAEARVDEVESTLEGLRGELEEYRSKKERLNDEIDDANEDLEDAEVRVNRVETVEELLSEAVELHGRISELESDIDRHKENRERIGELRRTAYDRMSDLKEDVEELEAELGDLDAESIRDDINEIDDYLDEFRETLDGKESEEEELVNKLASLNSKKEQIQEETKRKKMLASQREWANERIDEATEVIKKYKEVRGKLRQQNIYKLNEYTNEVFSDLYRDQSYRGVHIDKKYNIYLIAQDGEKLKPQLSSGGESGILNLALRAGVYKIITERDGVAGAALPPFILDEPTTFLDSGHVGELQTMIQTIGEWNVPQILLVSHDETLIENSDHAILVEKDPQTETSRVRSGHAAVEEATNDTETEATVGDTATDD